The window GCCTCACACGATTTTAGCCAGGCGAGCGAGCATGATGCGGGTCATGCAGGCGTAGATGATGGCCTCGGTAGTGCGGGCAAAGCGTTCGAAATCACGGGTGAGCCGGCGGAAGCCAGTGAGCCAAGCAAAGGTGCGTTCAATCACCCAGCGTCGTGGAGCGGGCACAAAGCCGGGTTCCCCAGGTTTGCCCAGACCTTTGGAGACCTCGACCTCCAGGGGGAGGTTTGCAGCCACCCAGTCAATGAAGCTACCCCTGAAGCCCTGATCTACCCAGAGTTTGAGCAGGGTGGGGAAGTCCGGGAAGGCCTCTTGGAGCAGCTGGATTCCCCCAGCCCCCTCGTGTGTATCGGCTTTGAGCACCAGCCCCAGGGTGTCGGTGAGGATGAAGCGTTTGCGTTCCTTGACCCCCTTGTGTCCATCAAACCC is drawn from Meiothermus sp. CFH 77666 and contains these coding sequences:
- a CDS encoding IS5 family transposase, whose translation is LPELKPHPRRKWDWRLILNAIFYVLRGGCAWRLMPSDHVPWQTAYHYFRVWSLDGTWERINGSLRAQVRVASGRHPEPTAGIVDSQSAKTGRQGGECGFDGHKGVKERKRFILTDTLGLVLKADTHEGAGGIQLLQEAFPDFPTLLKLWVDQGFRGSFIDWVAANLPLEVEVSKGLGKPGEPGFVPAPRRWVIERTFAWLTGFRRLTRDFERFARTTEAIIYACMTRIMLARLAKIV